In Mercenaria mercenaria strain notata chromosome 15, MADL_Memer_1, whole genome shotgun sequence, a single genomic region encodes these proteins:
- the LOC123529795 gene encoding uncharacterized protein LOC123529795 has translation MASFNMISLNAQQKRALEFVSGGHNLVLLGPAGTGKSFLVNRVVEICSTMGKQCAVTATTGIACSVYPAQLKPMTIHRWSGIGDGRYDSSEMKRIVKNNVRYKDVMDRIFNTDVLVIDECSLFSKRLLETLHEVCSLKNPQLYFGGIQVILVGDFVQLPPVPCARYNEDGSYCFESDIYRAAFPHHIILKDVIRQKDKLMVEAIREISLGEVSNDTISLIKQLTRPLNGESIKLFATNDLVDDYNRDQILDFPGHLVEFKSSDTGDKKYLNDMLAAKNLWLKIGIPVVLIKNLSDVLVNGLMGEVYDICDDGKILVEFPKMNEKIYVDRVKFEVFDPRKNKVVATREQLPLKPAYALTIHKSQGMTLERFTKVILLHAENIKCHLQSGSRLQDIFKPGQLGVAIGRARSLDGLRVINFNKNACIKQPEKIQRFLTLEDSIETKDDRSCCNNYARLDMSSLNI, from the exons ATGGCTTCGTTCAACATGATATCGTTAAACGCACAACAAAAAAGAGCGTTAGAATTCGTTTCTGGGGGTCACAATCTAGTACTGTTGGGTCCGGCAGGCACCGGTAAATCCTTCTTGGTGAATAGAGTTGTAGAAATATGTTCTACCATGGGGAAACAATGTGCAGTTACTGCCACAACAGGGATTGCATGTTCTGTGTATCCTGCCCAACTCAAGCCAATGACCATACATCGTTGGTCAGGGATAGGTGATGGTCGTTATGACTCATCTGAAATGAAAAGAATTGTGAAAAATAACGTCCGTTATAAAGACGTGATGGACAGAATTTTCAACACAGACGTTCTGGTCATTGATGAATGCTCACTGTTTAGTAAAAGACTacttgaaactttgcatgaagtATGTTCTTTAAAAAATCCACAACTTTATTTTGGTGGGATCCAAGTAATACTTGTTGGTGACTTCGTGCAACTTCCACCTGTGCCTTGTGCTAGATACAACGAGGATGGTTCATATTGCTTTGAAAGTGATATTTACAGAGCAGCTTTCCCTCACCATATTATTCTTAAAGATGTTATTAGACAGAAAGACAAATTAATGGTTGAGGCTATCCGTGAAATATCTTTAGGTGAAGTTTCAAACGACACTATCTCTTTAATCAAGCAATTAACACGCCCGTTAAATGGAGAAAGCATAAAACTTTTTGCAACTAATGACTTGGTTGATGATTATAATCGAGACCAAATACTGGATTTTCCTGGACATCTTGTTGAATTTAAATCAAGTGACACAGGAGATAAAAAGTACCTCAATGACATGCTGGCTGCAAAAAATTTGTGGTTAAAAATTGGAATTCCAGTTGTGTTAATTAAGAATTTATCCGATGTGTTAGTGAATGGACTTATGGGAGAAGTTTATGATATCTGTGATGACGGGAAGATTCTGGTGGAGTTCCCAAAAATGAATGAGAAAATTTATGTTGACAGGGTCAAATTTGAAG tttttgatccccggAAGAACAAAGTTGTTGCTACCCGAGAGCAGTTGCCCCTAAAGCCAGCATATGCTTTGACAATACATAAAAGTCAAGGAATGACCCTTGAAAG ATTTACAAAAGTTATATTATTGCATGCTGAAAATATTAAGTGTCATTTACAGAGTGGAAGTCGACTGCAGGATATTTTCAAACCGGGACAGCTTGGTGTAGCCATTGGTAGAGCTCGTTCCTTAGATGGACTTAGAGTTATAAATTTCAACAAGAATGCCTGTATCAAACAGCCAGAGAAAATCCAGAGGTTTCTCACTTTAGAAGATTCTATTGAGACAAAGGATGATAGAAGCTGTTGTAACAATTATGCCAGGTTAGACATGTCtagtttaaatatataa
- the LOC123561152 gene encoding uncharacterized protein LOC123561152, producing the protein MELKSVYSLIVIFIFNKISLLSGKGIKTGNFQVLHQHPGIKNCAAAVLYQNELVGGRVSNVTGMCEGLPYLWGLNETIQSGYAYVKKISAQESFQPPIILGPQQPQKSWLIPGVLSAGAKVEVTLGGEILA; encoded by the exons ATGGAGCTGAAAAGTGTCTATTCCTTAATtgtgatatttatatttaacaaaatatctctcTTGTCTGGTAAAGGTATAAAGACGGGAAACTTCCAGGTCTTGCATCAACATCCTGGAATAAAGAACTGTGCTGCTGCTGTTTTGTATCAG AATGAACTTGTTGGCGGACGTGTGTCGAATGTGACAGGCATGTGTGAGGGCTTACCTTATCTCTGGGGTTTGAATGAAACCATACAAAGTGGTTATGCATATGTGAAGAAAATCTCTGCACAGGAAAGCTTTCAGCCACCG ATTATACTAGGCCCACAGCAGCCGCAGAAGTCCTGGCTGATCCCTGGTGTCCTAAGTGCAGGTGCAAAAGTAGAGGTGACTCTTGGAGGTGAAATTCTAGCGTAA